The sequence tttcaaaatgaagGTGGCATCACGAGTCACAATAAAATACGTAATCGTTTTTATCCTTACCGTTGCCGTAGATGTCATAacgttttcaaaacaaaatcacaCCTTGAGAATCATGAGCGAAATAATGAGCACGCAATCAACAATCAAGTCCCCCAATAAAAATAGAGACAAAGATCAACAATCAGCTCCCCCAATGAAGATAGAAACAAAGATCAACAATCAATCCCCCAATGaagatagaaataaaattgtttagatgatgatgaaatttttatttgggTTAGTAATATGTAGTCCCTACATAGttacataatttaaaacttaatttgttgttatatggtttaaatttatgattattttgatttttttaagatcaaattacaaatgaaatttataaggTAAATTAACCGATATTAGatttgtcttaaaaaaaataatattttcacatGAAGTGAATTACAAcactaaattatttaatacaagTAGCATtatatctttcaaatattatgttgtgaatttttcaataataaaataattaataaaggtaagtttattaatttaatagtttaaacaattcaatttgattttaccaaacaaattaaatacttaaataagaattaattgaatttattttattttattttattttattttatttcgtaataccaagcaaaaaaatatttgaacattttatgaaaaacacAAAAGTAGACCAAATataatcataaatgaaaaaagagaagaCACAAGTagtagtattattattattgcaaaataaaaaatcaatgtgAAATAATAAATTCACCTTTAAACAAATCTGGTATGATCCATAATAGCGGAGTTCTCCATACTTGAGTAGTTGAAAAAGCTGGTTCTACCATTTGAGTTTCGAGATTAAAAACTCCCATGTCAGTGCAACCTTGTGGAAACTCACTCAGATAATAAGCGGTTAAATAATCGTCCAGAAAGTAAATgcaattctttttaaattccaGCAAGTCTTGAGTAGAAATTGAAAAGGTCCCACTATGACCCAAAAATAGTGAATTATCACCCAAGTTCTCGACCTTTATCCACGTCCTTGTGTTGAAGTCCAACTTAAATACCTCAAATATTATGGTGTTATAAGGTGACATCTCATCACGATCATCATCACAATGCAAAAACCTTGATACTTGCAACAATTCTCCACATGACTCCAccaaatatttgttttcaagAGAACGGACCCACACAGGTGGTGCAAATGGAGTAACCTTGGGCTCTGGACGAAGGTCGCATTGGACGATACCAACTTCTAGCTTTGCTGTGGCATAGAAGTTACCCCTGTAAAATATGATGTCCTGAAAATGATATATTCCGCTCTTCAAGGTTTTCCACTCCCTGTCACCTGGTTTACAGAAGGCCAATTTATTCCACATACTATGAATAACCATAATGATGCAATTCGGGTCCGAAGGAGAGGAAGATGCCACCATCTTTCTTATGAAACATTCCGTGGGTATGGACGTATCCTCTGTTTCAGAATGGGCATCTTCAAACATGGTTGCCGGAGGCAGTTGAATTTGCAATCTTGATAAGGGATTTAGAAGGTTCATTGCATGAGGGAAACTGAAATTTATTGTCAATAACCAGCCCTTCCATGAAGTGGAACACCATGCACCTTCAGTTTCTGGAAGCTCAATTTTACAAGCCTTATGGGTAGAGAAGTCGAGGAGGTTGTGGACTTCATTCTGTGCATTAGGAGGCAGCAGCAACATGGGACTTAGAGGCTTGAGGTGAAGTTGTTTTGCTTCCATGGCTACAAAATTCCATGACGTACAAACTGCTCCAAACCGAATTATATCTGCAGCATGTCGCAGCCGAATGAAGATTAAACCCAACAATTCCTGGGGCAATGCACTCCAATCACCCATCATATCATCAACTTTGtaggaagagaagagagaaacgAGAGCACTATCAAACTCGATATTTATGAggctagattttttttattgcgATTTCTAACTTCATAGTACAATAGTCTTTCTATGTAGGAATCCAAATTTAAGGAAACTCTAggtgaaaaaaaggaaagaggaatATGTATCGTTTCTAAGTCTCCTATTAGTAGGAATCTCCAAATTTAAGGAAACTCTAggtgaaaaaaggaaagagtcCTATAAGGAATATGTATGGTTTCTAATTGTAACTTGCACGACTTCAATATGgattatgaatttattaattttatcataaaccCACCTCAATTCCTGTTTCCCAATAAATTAATGccaaaaaactaaataaaaaagttaacaatggtaaatttatttaataataaagcaattcttattcaaatttatttaataataaaacaattcattaatCTTACCATAAACCCATCTCAATTCCTGTTTCCCACATGGCTACGTCATTATCCAAGTCCTTATATTAAAGTCCAACTTAAATACTTAGGTGAcattttatcataattatggataaaaatatcggtacttaaattttacaaatatatcaaaGAAATATCAATAGATATTGtgacacaaaatatcaaaatattgatggatgaaaattcataaaaatatttgaaaaaactcaaaaaataataaatatattgaaattattttaataaaactttgatatatatatatattatttataaattttattttataaactaatatatatgAAGCATATTATGAAACCAATTCCAACATAGCTTTATTGGCAAGTTACTTAAGTTCTAAGCACAATACGAGGTTCAAGTTCTAGTGGCGTGCTTTgggtttataatttttttaatctttgtgGAAGGGATGCTCCCATTTTGTGCATGTTGAGGCGTGGATTGGGTTGCAGCAAGGATGCATACTTTTGAAGGCTTGGATGAATTGGGCTGCAGCAAGTTGGGCCCGGGTGCTTTTGAGGCCCGTTTCAATTTCAGTTTTAAATGAAAGGGAAGCACGTGACACCGCTTTATCATATCCCCGAAATGTCGGCcaaaaatggagaataaaacGGACAATTCGTTCGATATTTCCATCCCATATCGTCCTATCACGACCATCTTGCAACAATTCTCCACGACTCCAccaaatatttgttttcaagGGGATGAGCTCTCACACCTGGTGCAAATGGAATAGCCTTGGGCTCTGGACCAATGTTGCATTGTACAATTCCACCTTCTAGCTTTGCTATGGCATAGAAGTTACCCTTGTAAAATATGATGTCTTGATAATGACATATCCCACTCTTCAAGGTTTTCCACTCCTGCTCACCTGGTTGACCCAACGCCAGTTTATTCCACGTATCGTGAAAAACCAATACAACTCGGGTCCAAAGGAGAGGAAGATGCGACCACCTTACTGGTGAAACATTCAGTGGGTATTGATGCATCTTCAAACATGACTGCCAGGGTTATTGAATTTGCAATCTTATATAGGATTTAGAAGGTTTATTGCACAAGGGAAAGtgaaattttctttcaacaaaCTATCCCTTCAATGAGGTGAAACACCATGCACCTTCAGTCTCTGGAAGCCCAATTTTACATGCCTTATTGGTAAAGAAGTCGAGAAAGTTGTGAGCTTAATTCTGTTGATTAGGAGGCAACAGCGACATGGGACTGAGAGGCTTGAGATGAAGCCCTGCTTCCATGGTTACGAGATTCCATGACGTACAAACTGCTCTAAACCGAATTATATCTGCAGCAGTCGCAGCTGAATGAAGATTAAACCCAACAAGTCTTGGGCCAATGCACTCGGATCACCAATCATGTTATCAACCTTGTAGGAAGAGAGAGATGCACCTAGAGAGTATCAACTCGAGGGGAAAACTCAGGTAAGTTTTCTATTGCATGCGTTTCATAATCCAATTTATAACCTTATAATACAATTTCTAAATATGGGTCTCCATATTGAAGTCAATTTTTGCCaacaaatgtgaaaaatatgtATTATGGATTCATTAATTTTACCATGAACCCACCAAAATTCCCGTTTGCCATATAGCTACCTCATTATTTCCATTTTGGCTACAATCACCTTTTCTCTATTTCCAATTTAACTTCTACCCCGTCAAACTTCCCAAATTTGGAACGATTCCATCCAATTTGATAATTTACTGGCTCAATTTCATGATTCATGTTGTTCGGAAGATCATAATGAAAGACTACATTCAAGATTAGCCATATGATAAAGACAAACACCAGTACAAGTGTAAGAAAAGGCCGGTCTCTATCTCCCtatcaaatttcaagataaaagaCAAATTGTTACCCATCCAAAATTCCTACGGCCGAAACTCTTCACATGATACAATACAACGCAATTAAATCAACACTTTACAGTAGCTATGTTGGGCCAAACTGAAATTCTTGGCAAACTGATTTCGATCAAACATTGATCACCGTGTTgtaattcaaaataagaaacGGAAGATTTCTTACTGATAGTTTCAACTTTTCTGGGATTAGGTATATAGCATGTCAGTCAGAAGGGTCATGGTGTGAGGGTGGTGGTTGTTCTCCATTCTCATTGATTTCAGGTGAAGGAGGGGGCTGTTCCCCATGCTCATTGTTCTCAGGATGAAAGTTGATAGGAAATTTCGTTACTCTGGGCTTGTCAGccaaaatatttctttgaacCCTATCAATCAACACCTTTTGGGGAGGCTCTTCTCTTAGCTGTTCATCGTCATAATCATTGTTGACATAATATCCCACTCGGATAAATTCCTGACCCAGATAAGAACATGTTAATAGCAGTACTGTGACACCAATAATATCCTCTTCACGAATTTTTGACGGGTCTGGAGGGTCTGCCTGCCAAGTGTACAACCAGAATAAATTCAACGCCAATTTCACATGCAATTCAATTCTCAACATCCAATGTCAGAGTTATAAAGGATTACTTGAAACACAAAGCGATAGTTGCCAACATTGACAGGCCCAACAAGCACACTCTCCAAGAGTTGGTCATAAGTCTCATCCTCAGCAGATCCCAcataaatgagcttccattccAAATCTGCAAGGAATTAAGGTTATAACATGACAAAGCTAAAGATATAGCGgtataaatgaaacaaattgaACTAGGAAATCATCTGATAACATCAAGTATCCAAAAAAAGACATCCAGGTTTGGTTATCAAGAAGAAAAGCAGAAACTAACGAAGTTTATTTGTTTTGGCCTCCATAGTAATTAAATGGCTCTAGCACCTTTGGCTCTCTACTGTATGCCACATAAGTActtcaccaaataaaaagttcaaaacaaGGTTCTTCCTATTTGCCAAACATTTTACTGCACAAAAAATATCCATCAAATGCTATGATTTGTTCATGATGCCATTTCCTAACTTTCCAGTGCTGCTTTCTCATTCCAACCTGCCAAAGACTCAAAGGCCTGTCTTCAGCTAAGACATGAAATCTAATACTACAATACATATGATAAATAGTTCTTCAAACTTCCTATTCCAGTTTGAACACCTTCAAATTACAATTGTTACAGCTATAATTATCAAAACTCAAAATGCAACGTCATGGATAGAGTTGAGAAAGAAGGACCTAGAATAGTTTCAaccaaagtttttaaaggcgaAAGCGTAAGGCGAGGCGTTTTTGTGTTCGTGAGGCGAGGCGTAAGCCTCGAGGCGTTGAGGCGTAAGCTTTTTAAGCCtcacattatataattaattaatatttttaaatatataaaataaaatagcataaatagaaacatgaaaacaattcattagaatcataataaaaaaagcaTACTAGTACCCTACTTTCACAAAAAAACCATAACAAAGTCATAAAATAGATTCTAGATTCAACTATACtaataatttcaaactttaacaaaaaaccataactaagtcatgaaatagaaaatagagtcaaccataataatagttctaaacttttacaaaaaatctATAACTAAGTCATAAAATAACAACTAGAGTCAATTGTTTCAACTTAAATCCTCATCATCAaggtcatcatcatcctcatccaatGTATCAATAGTAGGAAAATGTCCACTATCATGTATCCCCATTTCATgtaaatcttcatcttcatcaattggTGTCAAATTCAACTCCTTCTCTTTGCCTTTGCCTCCACTTGTACCTAGCataaagaattaattaagtgtaaatattataagttttttttattaaatttaatcaaatttatgacttcAATTTTTGAGTACTTACTTGGTACTTCATTATGTTTCCTTTTGTAGGAATGTGAAGAAACCATGTGATCCGATGATGTTTCAATCTCTTGGGAGTTGGATGAAACAACTCTAATGGCATCAACACTGAATAACTCATTATCTTGAAGCCAACAAAGATCAAGGGGGAGGAGGGGATCTTCTTTCTCCgcaatccattcatcatccgAATCAATCTCCTCTACCAAAATCGGATcaacattttgtttcctttgtagaCTTCGCTCTCTCAATCTAGTGTTGTATCTTACATACACTAGAGCATTCAACCTTTGATGTTCaagtctatttcttttttttgtatggatctacaaataataaaagtatcaaatttatgtgttaaaatgaaataaggttCTCTAACATTGACatagaaatatatgtataaaaatttacaaaaatagaagTATTACCGACTcaaatgtgctccaatttctttcacatccCGAAGCACTACAAGTAAGGCTAAGGACTCGAATAGCAAACTTTTGCAACTCCGGTGTTGAACCTCCAAAACGCATCCACCAACTTGTAGGACTTCTTAATGTTCGAGAATCAATTGCAATACGACTCCCAAATTCACCCATTGCTTGGTCATATGAGTCCAACTGAATGTCAGCTTTTAAACGTTCTTGATAATCCAACATCCTatccatgcattcaaataatcCCTTCCTCACCTCATCAGCATTAGAAAACTTATCTCCATACCGCAATTGAGGATTAAGATAATAACCCGCTGCATGTAAAGGTCGATGAAGTTGCGGAGTCCATCTTGCatcaatttttctccaaattgggcCATATTTTCTCTCCACACCTCGACAATTAAATGCAATCTTCTCCTTAGCTGAATCCatcaactcataaatataaccCATGGCTGGTCTTTCCTCTGAATCAACCTCTCTCAAGACACTAACTAATGGAACAGTGGTCTTTATGCAAAAAGCAACATGAGGCCAAAAATTTGGATCAAACAACACTGTACTTCGAGTTTTCACACCTTCTACCTTTTTAGCCCATGTGCTTGAACACCATTTTTCTGATGAGAACATTGCTATAAGAGCTTGCTTTTGCTTATAAAGACTTTGGAGAGTAAGAAATGCAGTAGCAAATCGTGTAATTGCTGGACGAAGAAGTTcatgattttttgtaaatgttctcatcaagCTAAGAACCCAAGTATGCCCATATATGAACTTCACTACTTGCCTAGCTTGAGATAGTGTAGTAGCATGGACATTTAGCTTTCCAATATCCTCCAACATCAAATCAATACAATGAGCAGCACAAGGAGTCCACCacaattttctccttttttccaTAAGCCTCATTCCAGCATTCACATAATTAGAGGCATTATCAGTGATGACTTGCACAACATtctcctctccaatttcttcaaccacctcatcaagatatttgaacatcaattccccattttttattgtatcagaAGCATCAATTGATTTCATAAACCAAGTGCCAGCAGGactattcaccaaaaaattgataagacaCCTACTCTTTCCATCTGTCCAACCAtctgacataattgaacatccatattGTTTCCAAGCTTTTTGTGATCTTCCATAATGATACTTAGGTCATTCACCTCTTCTTTAAGAATCCATGTCCTCAATTCATGCATAGATGGAGGCTTAAACCCGGGCCCAAAATTTGCAATAGCATCTATCATAGGAAACCAATAAGGATCATTCACAGTGTTGAATGGGAGACCTTTTGAATACATGAATCTACCAATTTTTCTACAcacttccttcctttcttcttgcTTCCACTTTGAATTCAAAGTAGTTTGTCTAGGTTGTGAAGTGGTAAATTTATCCATGGTCCCCTAGGAATAGGTTCCCCACTCCCACTTACACTCCCACTCCCACTCCCACTCCCTAATGTCCCTATTGTTTTAGACAAGGCACTCTCATGCATTGAATTAGGACCCATACCAATTTCTTGgagcaattcatttcttttcgtTTTTTGATCCTTAAAATTGGCCAATGCCTCTTTGCATTCCAATCTAGCATCTTCACTAACCTTGTTGCATGGTTTCATACCATGATGAGTTCCGGCTAAGTGATGCTTGAGTCTATTCACCCCTCCCGTGCATCTTTGATTGCAAAATTTACATCTTAAATATTGCTCCCCGGTAACTTCAAGAACATACTTCCACACAAaatcttttcttgaattttcGAATCGGAGGaactcattctaaaaaaaaaaacaccaataataatattcaaattctatataataatataattgactaaaaaataataacaaagcacaattgaaagaaatttaaaaatgaaatacaaaatttaattggtttaaatttaaaaaaaaaaccaatttttttaaatgagtttaaaaattatacacataaattttaattggaatttaataatgaaacaaagaaaattgaggtgagaattaaaattaaaccagaaataaaaaattcaaaattcacaaataattatcttttatataattttaattatatttgtaagcaatcatataaaaaacttcaaaaaaaatcttattaacaAAAGGCACATCtgatttgataaattaaaa is a genomic window of Vitis riparia cultivar Riparia Gloire de Montpellier isolate 1030 chromosome 1, EGFV_Vit.rip_1.0, whole genome shotgun sequence containing:
- the LOC117914742 gene encoding putative F-box protein At5g55150, whose translation is MGDWSALPQELLGLIFIRLRHAADIIRFGAVCTSWNFVAMEAKQLHLKPLSPMLLLPPNAQNEVHNLLDFSTHKACKIELPETEGAWCSTSWKGWLLTINFSFPHAMNLLNPLSRLQIQLPPATMFEDAHSETEDTSIPTECFIRKMVASSSPSDPNCIIMVIHSMWNKLAFCKPGDREWKTLKSGIYHFQDIIFYRGNFYATAKLEVGIVQCDLRPEPKVTPFAPPVWVRSLENKYLVESCGELLQVSRFLHCDDDRDEMSPYNTIIFEVFKLDFNTRTWIKVENLGDNSLFLGHSGTFSISTQDLLEFKKNCIYFLDDYLTAYYLSEFPQGCTDMGVFNLETQMVEPAFSTTQVWRTPLLWIIPDLFKGEFIISH
- the LOC117921989 gene encoding histone chaperone ASF1B-like; translation: MSAVNITNVTVLDNPAAFLNPFQFEISYECLIPLKDDLEWKLIYVGSAEDETYDQLLESVLVGPVNVGNYRFVFQADPPDPSKIREEDIIGVTVLLLTCSYLGQEFIRVGYYVNNDYDDEQLREEPPQKVLIDRVQRNILADKPRVTKFPINFHPENNEHGEQPPPSPEINENGEQPPPSHHDPSD
- the LOC117921980 gene encoding uncharacterized protein LOC117921980, producing MSDGWTDGKSRCLINFLVNSPAGTWFMKSIDASDTIKNGELMFKYLDEVVEEIGEENVVQVITDNASNYVNAGMRLMEKRRKLWWTPCAAHCIDLMLEDIGKLNVHATTLSQARQVVKFIYGHTWVLSLMRTFTKNHELLRPAITRFATAFLTLQSLYKQKQALIAMFSSEKWCSSTWAKKVEGVKTRSTVLFDPNFWPHVAFCIKTTVPLVSVLREVDSEERPAMGYIYELMDSAKEKIAFNCRGVERKYGPIWRKIDARWTPQLHRPLHAAGYYLNPQLRYGDKFSNADEVRKGLFECMDRMLDYQERLKADIQLDSYDQAMGEFGSRIAIDSRTLRSPTSWWMRFGGSTPELQKFAIRVLSLTCSASGCERNWSTFESIHTKKRNRLEHQRLNALVYVRYNTRLRERSLQRKQNVDPILVEEIDSDDEWIAEKEDPLLPLDLCWLQDNELFSVDAIRVVSSNSQEIETSSDHMVSSHSYKRKHNEVPSTSGGKGKEKELNLTPIDEDEDLHEMGIHDSGHFPTIDTLDEDDDDLDDEDLS